A part of Caretta caretta isolate rCarCar2 chromosome 1, rCarCar1.hap1, whole genome shotgun sequence genomic DNA contains:
- the IRF5 gene encoding interferon regulatory factor 5: MNAHPRRIRLKPWLIAQVNSNQYPGLQWVNPERKLFCIPWRHATRHVPTQDDENTVFKAWAKETGKYNEGVDEPDPAKWKANLRCALNKSREFKLIYDGTKDTPMQPYKIYEVCEGHQPNGDSLAGEDHTCCLGEEDEELQKMTTLTIVDGSQGVEPLPSYVWPKQEVQYPSACGNGSFPPLGTQELLHPDVSAPPPPTVGAFTARELPAQNPTGSMPLGGPGSLQNLPPADVSLQPMEQFIPDLLISPHMLPLTDLEIKFHYRGRQASSLTVSNPHGCRLFHSSLEPTHEQVALFGPVTLEQVRFPSTEHIPHEKQRFYTHQLLDAMDRGLILELQGQDIYAVRLCQCKVFWTGPCAGERAGPNPIERERKIKLFSLESFLNGLILFQKGQTSTPPPFEIFLCFGEEWPDQKPKEKKLITVQVVPVAARILLEMFSGELSWSADSIRLQISHPDLKDKMVEQFKELHQLWQNQQSLQAPPASTLEPGPGPWAMQASSMQQ, encoded by the exons ATGAACGCGCATCCCCGTCGCATCCGCCTGAAGCCCTGGCTCATCGCCCAAGTGAACAGCAACCAGTACCCAGGCCTGCAGTGGGTGAACCCCGAGCGCAAGCTCTTCTGCATCCCCTGGCGCCACGCCACCCGGCACGTCCCCACACAGGACGACGAGAACACCGTTTTCAAG GCCTGGGCCAAGGAGACTGGCAAGTACAATGAAGGTGTAGATGAGCCGGACCCAGCCAAGTGGAAAGCCAACCTGCGCTGTGCCCTCAACAAGAGCCGCGAGTTCAAGCTGATCTACGACGGCACAAAGGACACGCCCATGCAGCCCTACAAGATCTACGAGGTGTGCGAGGGCCACCAGCCCAACGGAG ACTCGCTGGCCGGGGAGGATCACACCTGCTGCCTGggagaggaggatgaggag CTGCAGAAAATGACGACGCTGACGATAgtgg ATGGCAGCCAGGGCGTGGAGCCGCTCCCCTCCTACGTGTGGCCGAAGCAGGAAGTCCAGTATCCCAGCGCCTGCGGGAACGGGTCCTTCCCCCCGCTGGGCACCCAGGAACTCCTCCACCCGGACGTGTCGGCACCTCCGCCTCCCACCGTCGGTGCCTTCACCGCCAGGGAGCTGCCGGCCCAGAACCCTACCGGGAGCATGCCGCTGGGGGGGCCGGGCAGCCTGCAGAACCTGCCCCCCGCGGACGTGTCTCTGCAGCCCATGGAACAGTTCATCCCCGACCTGCTCATCAGCCCGCACATGCTGCCAT TGACCGACCTGGAGATCAAGTTCCACTACCGCGGCCGGCAGGCCAGCTCCCTGACCGTCAGCAACCCCCACGGGTGCCGGCTGTTCCACAGCAGCCTGGAGCCCACGCACGAGCAGGTGGCGCTGTTCGGGCCCGTGACGCTGGAGCAGGTGCGCTTCCCCAGCACCGAGCACATCCCCCACGAGAAGCAGCGCTTCTACACCCACCAGCTGCTGGACGCCATGGACCGGGGCCTGAtcctggagctgcagggacaggacATCTACGCCGTCCGGCTGTGTCAGTGTAAGGTCTTCTGGACGGGGCCCTGCGCCGGCGAGCGGGCCGGCCCCAACCCCATCGAGCGCGAGAGGAAGATCAAACTCTTCAGCCTGGAGAGCTTCCTCAACG GGCTCATCCTGTTCCAGAAGGGGCAGACCAGCACGCCGCCCCCCTTCGAAATCTTCCTCTGCTTCGGAGAGGAGTGGCCGGACCAGAAGCCGAAGGAGAAGAAACTTATCACTGTCCAG GTCGTGCCAGTGGCCGCCCGCATCCTGCTGGAGATGTTCTCTGGGGAGCTCTCCTGGTCGGCGGACAGCATCCGCCTGCAGATCTCCCATCCGGACCTGAAAGACAAGATGGTGGAGCAGTTCAAGGAGCTGCATCAGCTCTGGCAAAACCAGCAGAGCCTGCAGGCCCCCCCGGCCTCGACCCTGGAGCCAGGCCCGGGCCCTTGGGCAATGCAGGCCAGCAGCATGCAGCAGTGA